One segment of Neobacillus endophyticus DNA contains the following:
- a CDS encoding DUF3231 family protein, translating into MDENKLRLTSSEIGTLWGEYVNGTMTDVVNRYMVSIIEDASIKAIFEDALKTFEKQKQQITTFMSNEGFPVPIGFTESDLFKGKPRLFTDIFCLNYLHIMTLHGLLGHSTALGVSVRKDLRDFYDSCDNDAKRMYHLTIELLLEKGNFQRDPLFYPAKSPEYVSSQDFADGLFGKGRKLAATEIISISFNLKKSIMAKTLSIAFSQVAQTNEVRKFLTDSEKTADGQIKTFAKIMQADNLPVPKSWETEVTTSTDSPFSDKLMLYHMGFLFQAAQNYHGAGLASSMRTDLVAAYESTILKNLMVTKKWFDLMVKNRWLEQPPLAPNREEIAKKV; encoded by the coding sequence ATGGATGAGAATAAATTAAGACTTACATCTTCCGAAATAGGAACATTGTGGGGAGAATATGTAAATGGAACCATGACAGATGTGGTCAATCGATACATGGTCTCAATTATTGAGGATGCATCCATTAAAGCCATTTTCGAGGATGCTCTTAAGACGTTCGAAAAGCAAAAGCAACAAATAACAACATTTATGTCAAATGAAGGGTTTCCAGTTCCAATTGGATTTACTGAATCTGACCTTTTTAAAGGAAAACCGAGATTGTTTACTGATATTTTTTGCCTGAATTATCTACATATCATGACATTACATGGTTTGCTGGGACATAGCACTGCATTAGGTGTTTCTGTTAGGAAGGACTTAAGGGATTTTTACGATTCCTGCGATAACGATGCGAAAAGGATGTATCATCTAACGATTGAATTATTGCTTGAAAAGGGAAATTTCCAAAGAGACCCATTATTTTATCCAGCAAAAAGCCCTGAATATGTTTCCAGCCAAGATTTCGCAGATGGATTGTTCGGAAAGGGGAGAAAACTAGCAGCGACAGAAATCATTAGTATTTCTTTCAACCTAAAAAAAAGTATAATGGCTAAAACTCTTTCTATCGCATTCAGTCAAGTTGCTCAAACAAATGAAGTAAGAAAGTTTTTAACTGATTCAGAGAAAACGGCTGATGGTCAAATAAAAACATTTGCAAAAATAATGCAAGCAGATAACTTACCAGTTCCGAAATCTTGGGAAACAGAAGTAACAACCTCAACAGATTCTCCTTTTTCCGATAAGTTAATGTTATATCATATGGGATTTTTATTTCAGGCTGCACAAAACTATCATGGAGCAGGTTTAGCATCCTCCATGCGAACAGACCTTGTTGCCGCTTATGAAAGTACAATATTAAAAAATCTTATGGTTACAAAAAAATGGTTTGATTTGATGGTAAAAAATAGATGGCTAGAACAACCGCCACTTGCTCCTAATAGGGAAGAAATCGCAAAAAAAGTATAG
- a CDS encoding tyrosine-type recombinase/integrase produces MKPNNTPSLLINQAIVEFKEWIANRGLSKETLRGYDMDTRQFSRWLTAKANSPVILDEITLPHIEDFVSYLINEKEIKPSSVNRKINALSTFFQCMKKKKYITDNPMEDFQRMKVPESERIYLSKEEVEAIIQAIDHPVIHYFAMTMAYSGLRINECIHLTLNDVNFEDNLIQVINGKGGKNRTIPMNKHLKIQLEKYLNCHRPDTDSLFFFALKKTGTVSTQYVNRELKEACEKAGIKKHVTSHILRHSFASYLVKKDTHVAVIQRLLGHASVKTTSVYLHVQQDDLQAAVNQIDF; encoded by the coding sequence ATGAAACCAAACAACACACCAAGCCTATTAATCAATCAAGCTATTGTTGAGTTCAAGGAATGGATTGCCAATAGGGGATTAAGTAAAGAAACCCTAAGGGGATATGATATGGACACCCGTCAATTTAGCCGCTGGTTAACTGCTAAAGCGAATAGTCCTGTTATTCTGGATGAAATTACGTTGCCTCATATTGAAGATTTTGTCAGCTACTTAATCAATGAAAAAGAAATAAAACCAAGTTCGGTGAATCGAAAAATTAATGCATTGTCGACATTTTTCCAATGTATGAAGAAAAAGAAATACATCACGGATAATCCAATGGAAGATTTCCAACGGATGAAAGTACCAGAATCAGAACGGATTTATTTGAGCAAGGAAGAAGTAGAAGCCATCATCCAAGCGATTGACCATCCTGTTATCCATTATTTTGCGATGACTATGGCTTATTCAGGACTTCGGATAAATGAGTGTATTCATCTCACATTGAATGACGTTAACTTCGAAGATAATTTAATTCAAGTCATCAATGGTAAGGGTGGTAAGAATCGAACCATTCCAATGAATAAGCATTTGAAAATACAATTAGAAAAATACTTGAATTGCCATAGACCTGATACTGACTCTCTCTTTTTCTTTGCCCTAAAGAAAACGGGAACGGTCAGCACACAATATGTCAATCGTGAGCTAAAAGAAGCATGTGAGAAGGCAGGCATAAAAAAGCACGTCACAAGCCACATTCTCAGACACTCCTTTGCTAGCTATCTCGTCAAAAAAGACACCCATGTGGCAGTCATCCAACGATTATTAGGACATGCCAGTGTCAAGACCACATCCGTATACTTGCATGTGCAACAAGATGACCTGCAAGCGGCAGTAAACCAAATTGACTTCTAA
- a CDS encoding CBO0543 family protein has translation MGHKEKVNKLIDENIAEIHKLIQKKIEIWSDYVLFSGLWWLSIGLSVIPWIIWYVLRKKNSTDRILYAGFFVMTISLALDILGDQFSLWHYRYNVLPIVPTYFPWDITLMPVSVMILLQVKANGNPLIKAILFGLFSAYLAEPFFHWLEIYVPTKWRYTYSFPIQIILYLVAHYLSRREKFSPFYQIK, from the coding sequence ATGGGACATAAAGAAAAAGTAAACAAATTAATTGATGAAAATATAGCAGAAATCCATAAATTAATTCAAAAAAAGATTGAAATCTGGTCAGATTACGTATTGTTCTCAGGACTTTGGTGGTTGAGTATAGGACTATCTGTAATTCCTTGGATTATTTGGTATGTACTTCGTAAGAAGAATAGTACTGACCGTATTTTATATGCTGGTTTTTTCGTAATGACCATATCCCTTGCCTTGGATATATTAGGAGACCAATTTAGTCTATGGCACTATAGATATAATGTTCTACCTATAGTACCTACTTATTTTCCGTGGGATATAACCTTAATGCCAGTATCAGTTATGATTTTATTACAGGTAAAAGCTAATGGTAATCCACTCATAAAAGCAATTTTATTTGGATTATTTTCTGCATACCTTGCTGAACCATTTTTTCACTGGTTGGAAATTTATGTTCCGACAAAATGGAGATATACTTATTCATTTCCTATTCAAATAATACTATATTTAGTAGCTCACTACCTATCCAGAAGAGAAAAATTTTCTCCATTTTATCAGATAAAATAG